The Anoxybacillus flavithermus genome has a segment encoding these proteins:
- a CDS encoding enoyl-CoA hydratase (Catalyzes the reversible hydration of unsaturated fatty acyl-CoA to beta-hydroxyacyl-CoA), translating into MSKENSEQMKEGMEKMEHIVLSYDNRVATIELNRPNALNALHEQMLTELLQALKEVEASEADIVIIRGRGKGFSAGGDIKTMLQSTNEHSFIEVMETIKQIAMTLHQLPKLTISYIHGAAAGLGFSLALACDHVIANEQARVAMNFIGIGLVPDGGGHFFLSRKIGDVKSKQIIWEGKVMSAQEAYEVGLVDEIGDEQAIQHKVNEWLAKPIRAMIATKQLYARLSEQQLLNTLQMETAYQAEMRKTKDHEEGIRAFLEKRRPHFSGK; encoded by the coding sequence ATGTCGAAAGAAAATAGCGAACAAATGAAAGAGGGGATGGAGAAGATGGAACATATCGTACTATCATACGACAATCGCGTCGCAACCATTGAATTGAATCGTCCGAATGCGCTAAATGCTTTACATGAACAAATGTTAACAGAGTTGTTACAAGCGTTAAAAGAAGTTGAAGCAAGTGAAGCAGATATCGTCATCATTCGTGGTCGCGGCAAAGGATTTAGCGCAGGGGGCGACATTAAGACGATGTTGCAATCAACGAATGAACATTCATTCATTGAAGTGATGGAAACGATTAAACAAATAGCGATGACATTGCATCAATTGCCGAAACTAACGATTAGCTACATACACGGTGCCGCTGCAGGATTAGGATTTAGTTTAGCCCTTGCTTGCGATCATGTAATCGCAAACGAACAAGCGCGCGTTGCAATGAATTTCATTGGCATTGGTTTAGTTCCAGATGGTGGGGGACATTTCTTTTTAAGTCGAAAAATTGGAGATGTCAAATCAAAACAAATCATATGGGAAGGAAAAGTAATGAGTGCACAAGAGGCATATGAAGTGGGACTCGTTGATGAAATCGGCGATGAACAAGCGATTCAGCATAAAGTGAATGAATGGCTAGCAAAACCGATTCGTGCGATGATTGCGACGAAGCAGTTATATGCTCGTTTAAGCGAACAACAGTTGTTGAACACGTTGCAAATGGAGACAGCGTATCAAGCGGAAATGCGCAAAACAAAAGACCATGAAGAAGGGATTCGCGCCTTTTTAGAGAAGCGACGCCCGCATTTTAGCGGAAAATAA
- a CDS encoding histidine phosphatase family protein: MLKLYVIRHAETEWNAQQRMQGWKDSPLTEKGKKQAALLHDRFRTVPFTAAYCSPSDRTKETAQIVLGQRHVPIYFDERLREIYLGDWEGKTIAEIAQSDEQNHYHFYHDPDAYKPMIGETFSDVQRRAVATIQHIAENHSEGHILIVTHGMVIRTLLLYWKQQTLAELWKNSRVYGTSVTIVSFDGEKWNMECESDISHLENELTHL, from the coding sequence GTGTTAAAATTATACGTCATTCGTCATGCCGAAACAGAGTGGAATGCACAACAACGCATGCAAGGATGGAAAGACTCGCCTTTAACTGAAAAGGGAAAAAAACAGGCAGCACTTTTACACGATCGGTTTCGTACAGTCCCGTTCACTGCTGCGTATTGTAGTCCAAGTGATCGTACGAAAGAAACAGCACAAATTGTTTTAGGGCAACGTCATGTGCCAATATATTTTGATGAACGGCTACGTGAAATTTACTTAGGTGATTGGGAAGGGAAAACGATTGCAGAAATTGCGCAATCCGACGAGCAAAATCATTATCATTTTTATCATGATCCAGATGCATACAAGCCGATGATTGGCGAGACGTTTTCTGATGTTCAACGTCGAGCTGTTGCTACGATCCAACATATAGCTGAAAATCATTCAGAAGGTCATATTCTTATCGTTACACATGGCATGGTGATTCGCACGCTTCTCTTATATTGGAAACAACAAACGCTTGCGGAGTTGTGGAAAAATAGCCGTGTATATGGTACGAGTGTGACGATCGTATCGTTTGACGGGGAAAAGTGGAATATGGAATGTGAATCAGACATTTCACATCTTGAAAATGAGCTGACACATTTATGA
- a CDS encoding nitrous oxide reduction protein, translating to MKKIASLFFVCFLVACSGAKTYEPEEINPDIDVCVVCNMSITAEPYATEIILKDGTVYKFDDIGCMIEWMNKNNEDIAKKYVRDVTNGEWIELEHAVFVYNPNYWTPMNYGVVSFANEKHAKVYMEQEGNGELWTYEQLKKHRWGFEQ from the coding sequence ATGAAAAAAATTGCTAGCCTTTTCTTTGTATGTTTTCTCGTCGCATGTAGCGGAGCGAAAACGTACGAGCCTGAAGAAATTAATCCAGATATTGATGTATGTGTAGTTTGTAATATGAGTATAACAGCAGAACCATATGCTACAGAAATCATTTTAAAAGATGGAACGGTGTATAAGTTTGATGATATTGGGTGCATGATTGAGTGGATGAATAAAAACAACGAGGACATAGCAAAGAAATACGTTCGTGATGTAACAAACGGGGAGTGGATTGAGCTTGAGCACGCTGTTTTTGTATACAATCCAAATTATTGGACGCCGATGAATTATGGGGTCGTTTCATTTGCAAACGAAAAACATGCCAAAGTGTACATGGAACAAGAAGGAAATGGAGAGTTATGGACGTATGAGCAATTAAAAAAACATCGGTGGGGATTTGAACAATGA
- a CDS encoding hydroxylamine reductase, which produces MFCHQCEQTPTGGCTVVGVCGKDETIASLQDTIVFALKGIAAYRTHAHQLGYTDPFVDTTTHEALYMTLTNSNFNVQEHIDMAMKVGRAAIRVMELLDRAHTERLGIPQPVRVTQNKIEGKCILVTGHNLFALEQLLKQTEGKGINIYTHSEMLPAHGYPQLKKYKHLKGNVGKAWYDQRRLFEKFPGAILATTNCVMPIKGSYADRMFSYDVAGLEHVQKIENDDFTPLIEKALQLPEANIESDETLVTGFHHETVIQIAPEIIQAVKEGKIERFFVIAGCDAPGKGGEYYRALATSLPKNTVILTTSCGKFRFNDVDYGIVPGTNIPRYIDLGQCNNSISTVKIAMALAEAFGCEVNELPVSIVLSWFEQKAVAILLGLFSLGIQDIRIGPKAPHFISEGVLHVLQDMFGLKLIGNVEEDMQAMLAH; this is translated from the coding sequence ATGTTTTGTCATCAATGTGAACAAACACCAACAGGGGGATGTACTGTTGTCGGAGTTTGTGGGAAAGATGAAACAATTGCAAGTTTGCAAGATACGATCGTATTTGCATTAAAAGGAATTGCAGCATATCGCACGCATGCCCATCAACTTGGGTATACCGATCCGTTCGTGGATACAACGACACATGAAGCGTTATATATGACGTTAACAAACTCTAACTTTAACGTACAAGAACATATAGACATGGCGATGAAAGTCGGAAGAGCAGCCATTCGCGTGATGGAACTGCTCGATCGAGCACATACAGAACGACTTGGCATTCCTCAACCGGTTCGGGTGACACAAAACAAAATTGAAGGGAAATGTATTCTCGTTACAGGACATAACTTATTTGCCCTTGAACAACTGCTAAAACAAACAGAAGGAAAAGGAATTAATATTTACACGCATTCTGAAATGCTTCCAGCACATGGTTATCCACAATTAAAAAAATATAAACATCTGAAAGGAAATGTCGGCAAAGCATGGTACGATCAACGTCGACTATTTGAAAAATTCCCTGGTGCTATTTTAGCGACAACAAACTGTGTCATGCCGATAAAAGGCTCATATGCTGATCGCATGTTTTCATATGATGTAGCCGGATTAGAACATGTGCAAAAAATCGAAAACGATGATTTCACGCCGTTAATTGAGAAAGCGCTACAACTTCCAGAAGCAAACATTGAATCGGATGAAACGTTAGTGACTGGTTTCCATCACGAAACTGTAATTCAAATTGCACCAGAAATTATTCAAGCTGTAAAAGAAGGAAAAATTGAACGCTTTTTCGTTATCGCAGGTTGCGACGCTCCTGGAAAAGGCGGTGAATATTATCGCGCGTTAGCTACATCGTTACCGAAAAATACTGTCATTTTAACGACATCCTGTGGAAAATTCCGCTTTAACGATGTCGACTACGGGATTGTTCCTGGCACGAACATTCCACGATACATTGATTTAGGGCAATGCAACAACTCGATTTCGACTGTCAAAATTGCAATGGCGCTTGCGGAAGCATTCGGCTGTGAGGTAAATGAGTTACCGGTCAGCATCGTTCTTTCATGGTTTGAACAAAAAGCAGTTGCAATCTTACTCGGATTGTTTAGTTTAGGCATTCAAGACATTCGAATTGGACCGAAAGCACCGCACTTTATTTCTGAAGGCGTGCTACACGTATTGCAAGACATGTTCGGTCTCAAGCTCATCGGTAATGTAGAAGAAGATATGCAAGCGATGCTCGCACATTAA
- a CDS encoding hydroxyethylthiazole kinase gives MMNVGQWLTRVRKESPLVHNMTNVVVTNFVANGLLAVGASPVMAYAKEEVADMVQLARALVLNIGTLNETDVEAMLIAGKAANEANIPVIFDPVGAGATAYRTETARRILREVNISILRGNASEIASIAGEQVRTKGVDAGDVQSDLVDVVKKAAHMFRCVVVITGKDDIVTDGERIVIVSNGDAMLTKVTGTGCLLSSVLGAFAGVGQDVMTSSVAALAYYGVAAEKAATQAKAPGSFQLAFLNALHETSAEEVDQYARIQGE, from the coding sequence ATGATGAATGTAGGACAATGGTTAACGCGTGTTAGGAAGGAGTCACCACTCGTACATAATATGACAAATGTCGTGGTGACCAATTTTGTTGCGAATGGTTTGCTTGCTGTAGGCGCATCTCCTGTTATGGCGTATGCAAAAGAAGAAGTAGCGGATATGGTTCAGTTAGCTCGTGCTTTAGTGTTAAACATTGGCACACTAAACGAAACAGACGTAGAGGCGATGTTAATTGCCGGAAAAGCAGCAAATGAGGCAAACATTCCTGTCATTTTTGATCCTGTTGGAGCTGGTGCGACAGCGTACCGCACCGAAACAGCCAGACGTATATTACGTGAAGTAAACATCTCGATTTTACGCGGGAACGCATCGGAAATTGCGAGCATTGCGGGTGAACAAGTACGTACAAAAGGAGTCGATGCAGGAGACGTTCAAAGTGACCTCGTGGATGTAGTGAAAAAAGCAGCACACATGTTTCGTTGTGTAGTCGTTATAACAGGAAAAGACGATATAGTAACCGATGGAGAACGTATTGTAATCGTCTCAAATGGTGATGCGATGTTAACGAAAGTAACCGGGACAGGTTGTTTGTTAAGTTCGGTATTAGGTGCATTTGCAGGTGTAGGGCAGGATGTGATGACGTCATCAGTTGCTGCACTCGCTTATTACGGTGTGGCGGCTGAAAAAGCAGCCACACAAGCAAAAGCACCTGGTTCTTTTCAACTTGCTTTTTTAAACGCTTTACATGAAACGAGCGCAGAAGAAGTTGATCAATACGCGCGTATTCAAGGGGAATAA
- a CDS encoding copper-binding protein, giving the protein MRSLFFLLISIVTLLFTKTVYGEKIEAHKQLQQAIDEAHAGDVLIVKKGIYKGPIIIRKPIRLIAEPGAVVDGEGSEYVVTIRAPRVHIEGLTVRNSAYGKGAGVLIQKSSHVTLKHVRIEHVHYGVYVEKGTNINLLNNTIRGRDIHFAQRGNGIHLLKTTGVVIRKNHISRVQDGIYLDWAKHTMIEKNEITNARYAIHFMYAEDGMAKENVLTENINGMMMMVSKRFTIGYNTIAKQLDYRGYGALIYDSEHVVMHDNTFRYNSTALSLQNTRHCHIRDNEFIGNYRALHSLYENPDIIVVKNKFLGNMEDALIQGTPITFDDGQKGNYWDTYRFYDFNDDGIGDTPHRIRSMYSRLLRKWPSVQFYFQSPALSLLDTTESFFTQAQAQGEDRFPLMEVDRNKNETIERSWKLLLFGSILFVSSLLMIGYGRRMTYEKNC; this is encoded by the coding sequence ATGCGTAGCCTATTTTTTTTGCTTATATCGATCGTTACACTTTTGTTTACAAAAACGGTATATGGAGAAAAGATCGAAGCACATAAACAGCTGCAACAAGCTATTGATGAAGCACATGCTGGCGACGTGTTAATCGTGAAAAAAGGGATATACAAAGGTCCGATTATAATTCGCAAGCCGATTCGTCTCATCGCTGAACCCGGAGCGGTAGTTGACGGGGAAGGAAGCGAATATGTTGTGACAATTCGTGCTCCTCGCGTTCATATCGAAGGATTAACGGTTCGCAACAGCGCATATGGAAAAGGAGCTGGTGTGCTCATTCAAAAAAGTTCACATGTTACGTTAAAACACGTGCGTATCGAACATGTGCATTACGGTGTTTACGTAGAAAAAGGAACAAATATCAATCTTTTAAACAATACTATTCGTGGACGAGATATTCACTTCGCTCAACGCGGAAACGGTATTCACCTATTGAAGACAACCGGCGTTGTTATACGCAAAAATCATATTTCACGTGTGCAAGATGGCATCTATTTAGATTGGGCTAAACATACAATGATCGAAAAAAATGAAATAACGAATGCTCGCTATGCCATTCATTTCATGTATGCTGAAGACGGGATGGCAAAAGAAAATGTGCTGACAGAAAATATTAATGGAATGATGATGATGGTGTCCAAGCGGTTTACGATTGGATATAATACGATTGCTAAACAATTAGATTATCGTGGATACGGAGCACTCATTTACGATAGTGAACATGTAGTGATGCACGACAACACATTCCGTTACAATAGTACAGCTTTGTCGTTACAAAATACACGTCATTGTCATATAAGAGATAACGAATTTATCGGTAACTATCGTGCATTGCATAGCTTATATGAAAATCCCGACATCATTGTTGTGAAAAATAAGTTTTTAGGAAATATGGAAGACGCGCTTATTCAAGGTACACCCATTACATTTGATGATGGACAAAAAGGGAATTATTGGGATACTTATCGGTTTTATGATTTCAACGATGATGGAATTGGTGATACCCCACATCGCATTCGTTCTATGTATAGTCGACTGCTGCGGAAATGGCCAAGTGTGCAATTTTATTTTCAAAGTCCGGCTTTATCACTTCTTGATACAACGGAGTCATTTTTTACGCAAGCACAGGCGCAAGGGGAAGACCGCTTTCCACTTATGGAAGTTGATCGCAATAAAAATGAAACAATCGAAAGATCGTGGAAACTGTTGCTGTTTGGAAGCATTTTATTTGTGAGCAGCTTGCTTATGATTGGATATGGAAGGAGAATGACATATGAAAAAAATTGCTAG
- a CDS encoding nuclease of thermonuclease, producing MRKWIMFFTAIVFIVGCTLQNKEKTFVTTVEYVVDGDTVKIKKDGEIVTVRLLNIDTPETYREKQMYGEEAKQFAKDVLLHKKVTVELSAKEQPYDRYGRLLAYIWLEDGTLYQEKIVQEGFARVAYVFEPDTKYAKKLYKVQEKAKKAKKRIWSVDGYVTEEGFNMSVWLNKAS from the coding sequence ATGAGAAAATGGATTATGTTTTTTACGGCAATTGTCTTTATTGTCGGTTGTACATTGCAAAATAAAGAGAAAACATTTGTTACGACAGTAGAATATGTTGTTGATGGGGATACAGTAAAAATAAAAAAAGATGGCGAAATCGTAACGGTTCGTCTACTAAATATCGATACTCCCGAAACGTATCGCGAAAAACAGATGTATGGCGAAGAAGCAAAACAATTCGCTAAAGACGTTTTGCTTCACAAAAAAGTGACAGTTGAACTAAGCGCAAAAGAACAACCGTACGATCGTTATGGTCGATTGCTTGCGTACATATGGTTAGAGGATGGAACTTTATACCAAGAAAAAATCGTACAAGAAGGGTTTGCGCGTGTTGCTTACGTATTTGAACCGGACACAAAATATGCAAAAAAGTTGTATAAAGTACAAGAAAAAGCGAAAAAAGCAAAAAAACGAATATGGAGTGTCGATGGATACGTGACAGAAGAAGGATTTAATATGAGTGTATGGTTAAATAAAGCTTCGTAA
- a CDS encoding copper ABC transporter permease, which translates to MNTATKYQWMMMIRSKWLITFAVLFAALSSTVIASSGHEASGVFTRSTAALLNLSLLLVPLVSLLAGSLFIAGEKEDGRLSLILTYPISTRSLTLGLYMGSCISLWTVVALGYGSASIALFVTGGTWSTFVFLSFVLTIILTSIFLAIALFVGLVASNRLQALGISLFIWAFFVLFYEFIVLFLLSVVPKQWTIFLFALSIILNPVELVRVWTVAALKSSALFGPQLYEWSKWAESASGQLTFIAIACIWIIVPLFLVNVWMKRGKRYA; encoded by the coding sequence ATGAATACAGCGACCAAGTACCAATGGATGATGATGATTCGTAGCAAATGGCTGATCACTTTTGCCGTTTTGTTTGCCGCTCTATCATCCACTGTGATCGCAAGTAGCGGACACGAGGCATCAGGGGTATTTACACGTTCGACCGCGGCTTTGTTAAATTTGTCTCTTTTGCTTGTCCCACTCGTTTCTTTATTAGCAGGTAGTTTGTTTATTGCGGGGGAAAAGGAAGACGGTCGATTATCGCTTATATTGACATATCCGATTTCGACTCGCTCTTTAACGCTCGGTTTATATATGGGGAGCTGTATATCATTATGGACAGTTGTTGCGCTCGGGTATGGAAGTGCAAGTATCGCTCTTTTTGTAACAGGAGGGACGTGGTCGACGTTTGTTTTTCTCTCGTTTGTATTAACCATTATATTAACAAGTATTTTTTTAGCGATTGCTTTATTCGTTGGACTTGTTGCCTCTAATCGTTTACAAGCCCTCGGCATTAGTTTATTTATTTGGGCGTTTTTCGTTTTATTTTATGAATTTATCGTATTATTTTTATTATCAGTTGTTCCGAAGCAATGGACCATTTTTTTATTTGCTCTATCTATCATATTGAATCCGGTTGAACTCGTGCGTGTCTGGACCGTGGCTGCTCTGAAAAGTAGCGCACTATTTGGACCGCAATTATATGAATGGTCAAAATGGGCAGAGAGTGCAAGTGGCCAGCTTACATTTATTGCGATCGCATGCATATGGATCATTGTGCCGTTGTTTTTAGTAAACGTATGGATGAAACGAGGGAAACGTTATGCTTGA
- a CDS encoding ABC transporter ATP-binding protein: MLEVRQLTKIYNEQNKVENISFSVQEGQCLALCGGNGAGKSTIIKMLIGQLPPTKGDIYVNGQPIQNNDKQWFSFMPDHLQFPPLLTGYEVLSLFGQWQGATDERVKQCLDVVGLTNDQHKQVRMYSKGMQQRLAFAQALLADAPLLILDEPTNGLDPYWVWEFKRLIRLEKEKGKAIIFSTHMLSIVEEIADTVVFIHQGQMLIYDSVSALCQDGKSLESIFFAQISQHMSY, translated from the coding sequence ATGCTTGAAGTGAGACAATTGACGAAAATATATAACGAACAAAATAAAGTAGAAAACATTTCTTTTTCTGTTCAAGAAGGACAATGTTTAGCGTTATGCGGTGGTAACGGTGCAGGAAAAAGCACGATTATTAAAATGCTAATCGGACAGCTCCCACCAACGAAAGGAGACATATATGTAAACGGACAACCGATTCAAAACAACGACAAGCAATGGTTTTCGTTTATGCCGGATCATCTTCAATTCCCCCCGCTTTTAACAGGTTATGAAGTGTTATCTTTATTTGGACAATGGCAAGGAGCAACAGACGAGCGAGTGAAACAATGTTTAGATGTTGTCGGACTGACGAATGATCAACATAAGCAAGTAAGGATGTATTCAAAAGGCATGCAACAGCGGCTCGCTTTTGCGCAAGCGCTCCTAGCGGATGCCCCATTGCTTATTTTAGATGAACCGACAAACGGTTTAGATCCGTATTGGGTATGGGAATTTAAACGACTTATTCGTTTGGAAAAGGAAAAGGGAAAAGCTATTATTTTTTCGACACATATGCTGTCAATAGTTGAGGAAATTGCAGATACTGTCGTATTTATTCATCAAGGACAAATGCTTATATACGATTCGGTTTCCGCGCTTTGTCAAGATGGGAAATCGTTAGAGTCTATATTTTTTGCACAAATTTCACAACATATGTCATACTGA
- a CDS encoding thiamine-phosphate diphosphorylase has translation MMKQKLSLYFVMGSIDCTKDPLAVLDEAIKGGITMFQFREKGKGALTGIEKYRLAEKLLERCRMDNIPFIVNDDVDLALALQADGVHVGQEDEVAERVRDRIGDKYLGVSVHNLNEVKKALAACADYVGLGPIFPTVSKEDAKQACGLTMIEHIRAHEKRVPLVAIGGITEQTAKQVIEAGADGIAVISAICRAEHIYEQTKRLYEMVMRAKQKGDR, from the coding sequence ATGATGAAGCAGAAGCTATCGTTGTATTTCGTTATGGGGAGTATCGATTGTACGAAAGATCCACTTGCTGTGTTAGATGAAGCAATTAAAGGCGGTATTACAATGTTTCAGTTTCGCGAAAAAGGAAAGGGGGCGCTTACGGGGATTGAAAAATACCGCTTAGCCGAGAAATTACTTGAACGATGCCGAATGGATAATATTCCTTTTATCGTGAATGACGATGTCGATTTAGCCCTCGCTTTACAGGCAGATGGCGTTCATGTCGGTCAAGAAGACGAAGTAGCTGAACGCGTTCGCGATCGCATAGGAGATAAATATTTAGGCGTATCTGTTCACAACTTAAATGAAGTAAAAAAAGCGCTTGCTGCTTGCGCCGATTATGTTGGATTAGGCCCGATTTTCCCAACTGTTTCAAAAGAAGATGCAAAGCAAGCATGTGGACTGACGATGATTGAACATATTCGTGCCCATGAAAAACGTGTTCCACTCGTTGCGATCGGTGGAATTACAGAACAAACAGCCAAACAAGTGATCGAAGCGGGCGCAGATGGAATTGCTGTCATTTCGGCCATTTGCCGTGCTGAACATATTTACGAACAAACAAAACGACTATATGAGATGGTCATGCGTGCAAAACAAAAAGGCGACAGGTGA
- a CDS encoding GGDEF domain-containing protein: MNKMMQAIAVIDQNGKILGADEHFFRHFHHLRVNRELLKKLIHDAEHGRIVSYEMLKEDERKNIYVQATALCNKTGMLQAIVVMYRDAPFIDMRLTSSMASMASEFTFILSSEGEITYVSPSAQHVLKCAEEVCNHELFSFVHHDDIPLLMEKLHTIYATKEKETTVECRWRTHKGHFIWMDMHAQPLLNEKNEIEHVIVVAKDITKWKCCEEELIKLKHFDSLTNIPNRFYFETYAQHRIEKMRPFALCYIDFDKIKWINDRFTYQAGDFFLQEAVRRIQQHLQQEDFFARIGGDEFVIVLHDVNKETMVARMEHFLQSFVEPFRYKEHVIQSGLSIGVTFFPQDGTDLDTLLKQADQALFYAKERGKGYHFYHPQQNRKRMIEQELPLALLNNQFYLCYQPKVSLDNKSIMGVEALMRWTHPTLGAISPLEFISIAEKNGFIFEITTWVLKEACRQVKQWRTHFPTLKLAVNLSPFLLNRKEFVTHVKNILQQTQFPPNYLILEITESGLMENIETGKHILTELQQIGIQVAIDDFGTGFSSLAYIRNLPVSLLKIDRSFIRDITDNSKDATIVDTIIHLAKSLDLQVLAEGVERDDQVSLLQKMDCDFAQGFYFSQSLEAEKLLQWLEQHNQSKEALH, translated from the coding sequence TTGAATAAAATGATGCAAGCAATCGCTGTTATTGATCAGAATGGAAAAATTTTAGGAGCGGATGAACATTTTTTTCGCCATTTTCATCATCTTCGTGTGAATCGAGAGCTGTTAAAAAAGTTGATTCATGATGCAGAGCATGGTCGCATCGTTTCGTATGAGATGTTGAAGGAAGATGAGCGTAAAAATATATATGTTCAAGCCACCGCCCTATGTAACAAAACAGGTATGCTACAAGCCATCGTTGTGATGTATCGTGACGCTCCGTTTATTGATATGCGTCTCACTTCTTCTATGGCTTCAATGGCGTCTGAATTTACATTTATTTTATCATCAGAAGGTGAAATTACATACGTTTCACCAAGCGCTCAACACGTGCTAAAATGCGCAGAAGAAGTGTGTAACCATGAGTTGTTTTCTTTCGTCCATCATGATGACATCCCGCTTTTGATGGAAAAATTACATACGATTTATGCGACAAAAGAGAAAGAAACAACTGTTGAATGTCGTTGGCGAACACACAAAGGGCATTTCATATGGATGGATATGCATGCCCAGCCGTTACTAAATGAAAAAAATGAGATAGAACACGTGATTGTTGTGGCAAAAGATATCACAAAATGGAAATGTTGCGAGGAAGAACTGATCAAATTAAAACATTTTGATTCGCTAACTAATATTCCTAACCGCTTTTATTTTGAAACGTATGCGCAACATAGGATTGAAAAAATGCGTCCATTTGCATTATGCTACATTGATTTCGACAAAATTAAGTGGATTAACGATCGCTTTACGTATCAAGCGGGGGATTTCTTTTTGCAAGAAGCAGTCCGTCGCATTCAGCAACATTTGCAACAAGAAGATTTTTTTGCTCGTATCGGTGGCGATGAGTTTGTCATTGTGTTACATGATGTGAACAAAGAGACGATGGTTGCACGCATGGAACATTTTCTTCAATCGTTTGTAGAGCCATTTCGATATAAAGAGCATGTTATCCAATCAGGTCTTTCTATTGGGGTGACGTTCTTTCCACAAGACGGTACAGATTTAGATACATTACTGAAACAAGCTGATCAAGCGCTTTTCTATGCAAAGGAACGAGGGAAAGGATATCACTTTTATCATCCGCAGCAAAATCGAAAAAGGATGATTGAACAAGAGTTACCGCTTGCGTTATTGAACAATCAGTTTTATTTATGTTATCAACCGAAAGTGTCGTTAGATAATAAATCAATTATGGGGGTTGAGGCGCTTATGCGTTGGACACATCCGACGCTCGGAGCGATCTCACCATTAGAGTTTATCTCAATTGCAGAGAAAAACGGATTTATTTTTGAAATTACAACATGGGTGTTAAAAGAAGCGTGCCGACAAGTAAAACAATGGAGAACTCATTTTCCGACGTTAAAACTTGCAGTAAACTTATCACCATTTTTACTTAATCGAAAAGAATTTGTGACGCATGTGAAAAATATTTTGCAACAAACACAGTTTCCACCTAACTACTTAATTTTAGAAATAACGGAAAGCGGATTAATGGAAAACATCGAAACAGGAAAACATATTTTAACAGAGTTACAACAGATCGGTATTCAAGTTGCGATTGACGACTTTGGGACCGGCTTCTCATCGCTTGCTTATATTCGTAATTTACCTGTCTCGTTATTAAAAATCGACCGCTCATTTATTCGCGATATTACGGATAATTCGAAAGATGCAACGATCGTCGACACCATTATTCATCTCGCTAAAAGTTTAGATTTACAAGTGCTTGCTGAAGGGGTAGAACGCGACGATCAAGTCTCTTTATTACAGAAGATGGATTGTGATTTTGCTCAAGGGTTTTACTTTAGCCAATCGTTAGAAGCAGAAAAGCTCCTTCAATGGCTTGAACAACATAATCAATCGAAAGAGGCGCTGCATTAG